A genomic stretch from Mycobacterium cookii includes:
- the ppc gene encoding phosphoenolpyruvate carboxylase, whose product MAEAPDSLEPFGAVRRTRVGREATEPMREDIRLLGAILGDTVREQNGDEVFDLVERARIASFKVRRSEIERAEVADMFAGIDIHQAIPIIRAFSHFALLANVAEDIHRERRRAIHVAAGDPPQDSSLDATYLKLDSADLDSATVADALTGALVSPVITAHPTETRRRTVFDTQHRITQLMRLHARGHVHTDDGSDIETELRRQVLTLWQTALVRLARLQITDEIAVGLRYYAAAFFEVVPKVNAAVRDALRSRWPDADLLPEPILRPGSWIGGDRDGNPNVTADVVRMATGGAAYTALNHYTAELSALEQELSMSSRLVAVTDELTALADGCDEPARGDEPYRRALRVIHARLTATAGEILDDEPDNLLDLGLPPYATPGDMLADLDTVDASLRANGSRLLANDRLANLREAVRVFGFHLSGLDMRQNSDVHEEVVAELLAWAGVHPDYCSLSEDERVNILAEELSTRRPLIGDREQLSDLARKELAIVSAAARAVDVYGPPAVPNYIISMCRSVSDLLEAGILLKECGLIDASADRPHCPVGIVPLFETIDDLHRGASILEAALDLPVYRSIVRARGDSQEVMLGYSDSNKDGGYLTANWALYRAELDLVESARKTGIRLRLFHGRGGTVGRGGGPSYQAILAQPPGAVNGSLRLTEQGEVIAAKYAEPIIAQRNLETLLAATLESTLLDVEGLGDAAGPAYEILDELADRAQRAYSELVHETDGFVEYFLQSTPVSEIGSLNVGSRPTSRKPTSSISDLRAIPWVMAWSQSRVMLPGWYGTGSAVESWIAEDDGRVELLRDLYQKWPFFQTVLSNMAQVLAKTDLGLAAHYAELVDDESLRRRVFDKITAEHQRSINAHKLITGQDNLLADNPALARSVFNRFPYLEPLNHLQVELLRRYRSGDDDELVQRGILLTMNGLASALRNSG is encoded by the coding sequence ATGGCTGAAGCACCCGACTCGCTGGAGCCCTTCGGCGCGGTACGACGCACCCGGGTGGGGCGCGAAGCCACCGAGCCGATGCGTGAAGACATCCGGTTACTCGGTGCCATCCTGGGCGACACCGTTCGCGAGCAGAACGGCGACGAGGTCTTCGATCTGGTGGAGCGGGCCAGGATCGCGTCGTTCAAGGTGCGTCGTTCGGAGATCGAGCGGGCCGAGGTCGCCGACATGTTCGCCGGTATCGACATCCACCAGGCGATCCCGATCATCCGGGCGTTCAGCCACTTCGCGCTGTTGGCCAATGTCGCAGAAGACATCCACCGCGAACGACGACGCGCAATCCACGTTGCAGCAGGCGATCCTCCACAGGACAGCAGCCTCGACGCCACCTACCTGAAGCTGGACTCAGCCGACCTGGATTCGGCGACGGTTGCCGACGCGCTGACCGGCGCGCTGGTCTCACCGGTCATCACCGCGCACCCGACCGAGACCCGTCGTCGCACCGTGTTCGACACCCAGCACCGCATCACCCAACTGATGCGGCTGCACGCACGCGGGCATGTGCACACCGACGACGGCAGCGACATCGAAACCGAGCTACGCCGCCAGGTGCTCACGCTGTGGCAGACCGCGCTGGTTCGGCTGGCCCGGCTGCAGATCACCGACGAAATTGCGGTCGGTCTGCGTTATTACGCGGCAGCGTTTTTCGAGGTGGTGCCGAAAGTCAACGCCGCGGTCCGCGACGCGCTGCGCAGCCGCTGGCCGGACGCCGACCTGCTTCCCGAACCGATCCTGCGGCCCGGCTCCTGGATCGGTGGCGACCGTGACGGCAACCCCAACGTCACCGCCGACGTGGTGCGGATGGCAACCGGCGGCGCCGCGTACACCGCGCTGAATCACTACACCGCCGAGTTGAGCGCGCTCGAACAGGAGCTGTCGATGTCGTCGCGCCTGGTCGCCGTCACCGACGAACTGACCGCGCTGGCCGACGGTTGCGATGAGCCTGCCCGCGGCGACGAGCCCTACCGCCGTGCGCTACGAGTCATCCACGCCCGGCTTACCGCCACGGCCGGGGAGATCCTCGACGACGAGCCGGACAACCTGCTCGACCTGGGCTTGCCGCCGTATGCGACACCGGGGGACATGCTCGCCGATCTCGATACCGTCGACGCTTCGCTGCGCGCCAACGGCAGTCGACTGCTGGCCAACGACCGGTTGGCAAATTTGCGGGAAGCCGTGCGCGTCTTCGGTTTCCACCTGTCCGGACTCGACATGCGGCAGAACTCCGACGTGCACGAGGAAGTGGTCGCCGAGTTACTCGCCTGGGCCGGCGTGCATCCTGACTACTGCTCGCTGAGCGAAGACGAACGGGTCAACATCCTGGCCGAGGAGCTCAGTACCCGACGGCCGCTGATCGGCGACCGCGAGCAACTTTCGGATCTGGCTCGCAAAGAACTCGCGATCGTCTCCGCCGCCGCGCGTGCGGTCGATGTTTATGGTCCGCCCGCGGTGCCCAACTACATCATTTCGATGTGTCGTTCGGTCTCTGATCTGCTCGAAGCGGGCATCCTGCTGAAAGAATGCGGTTTGATCGACGCCTCTGCCGACCGGCCGCACTGCCCGGTCGGCATCGTGCCGCTGTTCGAGACGATCGACGACTTGCACCGCGGTGCATCGATTCTCGAAGCGGCACTTGACCTCCCGGTGTACCGGAGCATCGTGCGCGCCCGGGGCGACAGCCAAGAGGTCATGCTCGGCTACTCCGACTCCAACAAGGACGGCGGCTATCTGACCGCCAACTGGGCGCTCTATCGGGCCGAGCTCGACCTCGTCGAGTCGGCACGAAAAACCGGAATCCGGTTGCGGCTCTTCCACGGTCGCGGCGGCACGGTGGGCCGCGGCGGCGGGCCGAGCTATCAGGCCATCCTCGCTCAACCGCCGGGCGCGGTGAACGGTTCGCTGCGGCTGACCGAACAGGGCGAGGTGATCGCCGCCAAATACGCCGAGCCGATCATCGCTCAGCGGAACTTGGAGACCCTGCTGGCGGCAACCCTGGAGTCGACCCTGCTCGACGTCGAAGGGCTCGGCGACGCGGCCGGCCCTGCCTACGAGATTCTCGACGAGCTGGCCGACCGGGCACAACGCGCCTACTCCGAATTGGTCCATGAGACAGACGGTTTCGTGGAGTACTTCCTGCAGTCGACGCCGGTCAGCGAGATCGGGTCGTTGAACGTCGGCAGTCGGCCGACATCCCGTAAGCCGACGTCGTCGATCTCTGACTTGCGCGCGATTCCCTGGGTGATGGCCTGGAGTCAGTCGCGGGTGATGCTGCCGGGTTGGTACGGAACCGGTTCGGCCGTCGAGAGCTGGATCGCCGAGGACGACGGGCGCGTCGAACTCCTGCGTGACTTGTATCAGAAGTGGCCGTTCTTCCAGACCGTGCTGTCGAACATGGCGCAAGTGCTCGCCAAGACGGACTTGGGCCTGGCCGCCCACTACGCAGAGCTGGTCGACGACGAATCGCTGCGGCGCAGGGTGTTCGACAAGATCACCGCCGAACACCAGCGCAGCATCAACGCGCACAAGCTGATCACCGGCCAGGACAACCTGCTCGCCGACAACCCGGCGCTGGCACGTTCGGTATTCAACCGGTTCCCGTACCTGGAACCGCTGAACCACCTGCAGGTGGAGTTGCTGCGCCGCTACCGCTCCGGCGACGACGACGAACTGGTGCAACGCGGAATCCTGTTGACCATGAACGGACTTGCCAGCGCGCTGCGCAACAGCGGCTAG
- a CDS encoding ATPase: protein MGGMADRSDGSRAPRQRIKTLAQAAMNADVTVEQLEDVLGGLGGTLTDLNDSLSNLNSAVDRLDNGLDHFEATLSRIDDLMGRLVTLVAPVEAIVERIDYMVGVGETVMSPLSVTEHAVRNAFNALRNRATR, encoded by the coding sequence ATGGGCGGCATGGCAGATAGAAGCGACGGTAGCCGCGCTCCGCGACAGCGAATCAAGACGCTCGCCCAAGCGGCAATGAATGCCGACGTCACCGTTGAGCAGCTGGAAGACGTATTGGGCGGTCTGGGCGGTACCTTGACGGACCTCAATGATTCGCTGTCCAACCTGAACAGCGCGGTGGATCGCCTCGATAACGGCCTGGATCACTTCGAGGCCACCCTGAGCAGGATCGATGACCTGATGGGCCGGCTGGTCACGCTGGTCGCGCCGGTCGAGGCCATCGTCGAGCGCATCGACTACATGGTGGGCGTGGGCGAGACCGTGATGTCCCCGCTGTCGGTGACGGAGCACGCAGTTCGCAACGCGTTCAACGCCTTACGCAATCGGGCCACGCGTTAG
- a CDS encoding phosphoglycerate kinase, with amino-acid sequence MAIANLSDLLAQGVSGRGVLVRSDLNVPLSDDGSITDPGRIIASVPTIKALADAGAKVVVTAHLGRPKGEPDLKLSLAPVAAALGEQLGKDVQLADDVVGRDARARAERLTDGDVLLLENIRFDPRETSKDEGERLSLARELVELVGATGAFVSDGFGVVHRKQASVYDVATLLPHYAGTLVAEEVGVLERLTSSTKRPYAVVLGGSKVSDKLGVIEQLATKADSIVIGGGMCFTFLAANGLSVGTSLLQTEMIDTCRQLLDTYADVIRLPVDIVVAEKFAADSTPEVVAADAIPDGKMGLDIGPGSVKRFTSLLSNAETIFWNGPMGVFEFPAYAAGTKGVAEVIAAATAKGAFSVVGGGDSAAAVRALGLPEDGFSHISTGGGASLEYLEGKSLPGLEVLSST; translated from the coding sequence GTGGCTATCGCGAATCTGTCCGACCTTCTCGCACAGGGAGTTTCGGGTCGCGGTGTGCTGGTCCGGTCCGACCTGAACGTGCCGCTGAGCGACGACGGGTCGATCACCGATCCCGGGCGGATCATCGCGTCGGTGCCGACGATCAAGGCGCTCGCCGACGCCGGCGCCAAGGTCGTGGTGACGGCTCATCTGGGACGGCCCAAAGGCGAACCGGACCTGAAACTCTCGCTGGCACCGGTGGCCGCGGCACTCGGCGAGCAGTTGGGCAAGGACGTGCAATTGGCCGACGATGTCGTCGGCCGCGATGCGCGGGCGCGTGCCGAGCGCTTGACCGACGGAGATGTGCTGCTGCTGGAGAACATTCGTTTCGACCCGCGGGAGACCAGCAAGGACGAAGGCGAGCGTTTGTCGCTGGCCCGCGAACTCGTCGAATTAGTCGGCGCCACCGGTGCTTTCGTGTCTGACGGCTTCGGTGTGGTGCATCGCAAACAGGCGTCTGTCTACGACGTTGCGACGCTGCTGCCGCACTACGCAGGCACCCTGGTCGCCGAAGAGGTCGGCGTGCTGGAGCGGCTGACCAGCTCAACCAAGCGGCCGTATGCGGTGGTGCTCGGCGGCTCGAAGGTGTCGGACAAGCTCGGCGTGATCGAGCAGTTGGCCACCAAGGCCGACAGCATCGTCATCGGCGGCGGGATGTGCTTCACATTCCTTGCAGCGAACGGTCTTTCGGTGGGCACCTCGCTGCTGCAGACCGAGATGATCGACACCTGCCGACAGCTGCTCGACACCTACGCCGACGTCATCCGGCTGCCGGTCGACATCGTGGTGGCCGAGAAGTTCGCCGCCGACTCGACCCCGGAAGTCGTTGCCGCTGATGCGATTCCGGACGGCAAGATGGGACTCGACATCGGGCCGGGGTCGGTCAAGCGATTCACCAGCCTGCTGTCGAACGCGGAGACGATCTTCTGGAACGGCCCGATGGGGGTCTTCGAGTTCCCGGCCTACGCCGCGGGCACCAAAGGTGTCGCCGAGGTGATCGCCGCCGCCACGGCCAAGGGTGCGTTCAGTGTGGTCGGTGGCGGGGATTCCGCCGCCGCGGTGCGCGCGCTGGGTCTGCCCGAGGATGGCTTCTCGCACATTTCCACCGGCGGCGGGGCATCGCTGGAATACCTTGAGGGCAAATCGCTGCCCGGCCTGGAAGTGCTGAGCAGCACCTGA
- the tpiA gene encoding triose-phosphate isomerase, translated as MSRKPLIAGNWKMNLNHFEAIALVQKIAFSLPDKYFDKVDVAVIPPFTDLRSVQTLVDGDKLRLTYGAQDVSQHDSGAYTGEISGAFLAKLGCHYAVVGHSERRTYHDEDDALVAAKAAAALKHGLTPIVCIGEHLEVREAGEHVSHCQTQLRGSLAGLSAEQIDKVVIAYEPVWAIGTGRVASASDAQEVCKAVRGELATLASPQIAETVRVLYGGSVNAKNIGDIVAQEDVDGALVGGASLDGEQFATLSAIAAGGPLP; from the coding sequence ATGAGTCGCAAGCCGCTGATCGCCGGCAACTGGAAGATGAACCTCAACCACTTCGAGGCGATCGCCCTGGTGCAGAAGATCGCTTTTTCGCTGCCGGACAAGTACTTCGACAAGGTTGACGTCGCTGTCATTCCGCCGTTCACCGACCTGCGCAGCGTGCAGACCCTGGTCGACGGCGACAAATTGCGGCTGACCTACGGTGCCCAGGACGTATCGCAACACGACTCCGGCGCCTACACCGGCGAGATCAGTGGGGCATTCCTGGCCAAGCTGGGTTGCCACTACGCGGTGGTGGGCCACTCGGAGCGGCGCACCTACCACGACGAGGACGACGCACTGGTGGCCGCCAAAGCCGCCGCCGCGCTCAAGCATGGGCTGACGCCGATCGTGTGTATCGGTGAGCACCTGGAAGTGCGCGAGGCCGGCGAGCATGTCAGCCACTGCCAGACTCAGCTGCGCGGATCGCTGGCCGGGCTTTCCGCAGAGCAGATCGACAAGGTGGTCATCGCCTACGAGCCGGTGTGGGCGATCGGCACCGGACGGGTGGCCAGCGCCTCCGACGCTCAGGAGGTGTGTAAGGCGGTGCGTGGCGAGCTCGCGACGCTGGCGTCGCCGCAGATCGCCGAGACCGTCCGAGTGCTTTACGGCGGCTCGGTGAATGCGAAGAACATCGGCGACATCGTCGCGCAGGAAGACGTCGACGGCGCCCTGGTCGGCGGCGCGTCGCTGGATGGCGAGCAGTTCGCGACGCTGTCGGCCATCGCGGCCGGGGGACCGCTGCCCTAG
- a CDS encoding PecA family PE domain-processing aspartic protease, with the protein MVGRESAKNSRSATARRCGVVVGGAVSAFVAAAAMATGSAAPAKADFEALIDPIIQPLLTSFTDSLAALDPAAALDITSWTDSLLSSLGSIDLALPSVAEPAAAAASSSADAAASTGGTIPLTVLENTEPAVNASIDGGSTVPLLVDTGSSGLVVPWQDLGTNNFQALDHLFQLGAPTGISQSGYSGGVDYFYLTYNSVPVDYAGGLTTTGPVDVEVYSWDPNNLLSLFTNNAFQNFLTGNAVQGILGIGENTAGPTTSPFESFNGVLVDIPNHELVVGADPLTGGTTVSGDPISTLYETVSNSGTVAGGSAVSNDVDSGGVYGTIPSSLAGKLEPGSVISVYNSNGGTLLYQYTLGNDSTTYPTSVSGNSIDSGVAPFLQEPIYLDYINHTQTFYPSS; encoded by the coding sequence ATGGTTGGTCGCGAGAGCGCCAAGAACTCACGCAGCGCGACTGCGCGTCGGTGTGGGGTGGTCGTGGGTGGCGCTGTCAGCGCTTTTGTCGCCGCAGCGGCGATGGCTACCGGCTCGGCGGCGCCCGCCAAGGCCGACTTCGAGGCCCTTATCGACCCGATCATCCAGCCGCTGTTGACGTCGTTCACCGATTCCCTGGCGGCCCTCGACCCTGCGGCAGCCCTGGATATCACCAGCTGGACTGACAGCCTGCTCAGCAGCCTCGGCTCGATCGACTTGGCGCTGCCGTCGGTCGCGGAGCCCGCTGCAGCAGCTGCTTCGTCTTCAGCTGACGCCGCGGCGTCGACGGGTGGCACGATCCCGCTGACCGTCTTGGAAAACACCGAGCCAGCGGTGAACGCCTCCATTGACGGCGGAAGCACCGTGCCGCTTCTGGTCGACACTGGATCCAGCGGCCTCGTCGTTCCGTGGCAAGACCTGGGTACAAATAACTTTCAGGCGTTGGACCATCTCTTCCAACTCGGCGCGCCCACCGGAATCAGTCAGAGCGGCTACAGCGGCGGGGTGGACTACTTCTACCTGACGTACAACAGCGTTCCGGTCGACTACGCAGGGGGCTTGACCACGACCGGTCCTGTCGACGTCGAGGTCTACTCGTGGGACCCGAACAACTTGTTGAGCCTTTTCACCAATAACGCCTTCCAGAACTTCCTCACCGGCAACGCGGTCCAGGGCATCCTCGGCATCGGAGAGAACACCGCAGGTCCGACTACCAGCCCGTTTGAGAGCTTTAACGGAGTGCTGGTCGACATTCCTAATCATGAACTCGTTGTCGGTGCCGATCCGCTGACGGGTGGCACCACAGTGAGCGGTGACCCGATCTCCACCCTGTACGAGACGGTGTCGAACAGCGGCACAGTGGCCGGCGGTTCAGCGGTTTCCAACGACGTCGACTCCGGCGGTGTCTACGGGACCATTCCGTCGAGTCTGGCGGGCAAGCTGGAGCCGGGGAGTGTGATTTCGGTCTACAACAGCAACGGCGGCACGCTGCTGTACCAATACACCCTCGGTAATGACTCGACTACCTACCCAACATCGGTGTCGGGAAATTCGATTGACAGCGGCGTCGCGCCATTCCTGCAAGAGCCGATTTACCTCGACTACATCAACCACACGCAGACCTTCTATCCGTCGTCCTAG
- the pgl gene encoding 6-phosphogluconolactonase, producing MSSITVETFSDGDDLVDAAGWRLISVVEAAVAARGRAQIVLTGGGNGNKLLRFLATRSERIDWPNVHLFWGDDRYVAEDDDDRNDRQAREALLDHIAIPARNVHAMPAADGEFGTDIAAAALAYEQLLAANAEPGDPAPNFDVHLLGVGPEGHINSLFPDTPAVREAHRQVVAVEDSPKPPPLRISLTLPAIQRSREVWLLASGEEKAEAIAAAIGGADPVSIPAAGAIGRERTIWFLDSHAASKLPTD from the coding sequence ATGAGCAGCATTACTGTCGAAACATTCAGCGACGGCGATGATTTGGTTGACGCAGCGGGCTGGCGACTGATCAGCGTCGTCGAGGCTGCCGTCGCCGCACGTGGGCGCGCGCAAATCGTGTTGACCGGCGGCGGCAACGGCAACAAGCTGCTGCGTTTTCTCGCCACGCGGTCCGAGCGGATCGACTGGCCGAACGTGCATCTTTTCTGGGGCGACGACCGCTACGTCGCCGAAGACGACGACGACCGCAACGACCGGCAGGCCCGGGAAGCACTCTTGGACCACATCGCCATCCCGGCGCGCAACGTGCACGCCATGCCGGCCGCCGACGGGGAATTCGGCACTGACATCGCCGCCGCCGCGCTGGCCTACGAACAACTGCTGGCCGCCAATGCCGAGCCGGGCGATCCCGCACCGAACTTCGACGTTCATCTTCTCGGAGTGGGCCCCGAAGGCCACATCAACTCGTTGTTCCCAGACACCCCCGCGGTTCGCGAGGCACACCGGCAAGTGGTCGCTGTCGAAGACTCGCCCAAGCCACCACCGCTGCGAATCAGCTTGACGCTGCCTGCCATTCAGCGCTCCCGCGAGGTCTGGCTGCTGGCGTCGGGTGAAGAGAAAGCCGAGGCGATCGCCGCCGCGATCGGGGGTGCCGATCCGGTGTCGATACCAGCGGCGGGCGCAATCGGCCGCGAGCGCACAATCTGGTTCCTGGACAGCCACGCCGCGTCCAAGTTGCCGACCGACTAG
- a CDS encoding cytochrome P450, with protein MPNQPVPDPPFAEGTGLPWDVSVTDAVAAIAAARARHGDTFAVHSGPDRYLFTFSPAGVESFYGLPEDKASKGVADYLMLRRKLPDEIFDGRRILPGTLFRRDDVSGYLANLNRALDETTAELGSTGTVDVFDLTRRLGHRMGLASWAGPGSAHGEAFEQLVRAFDILDGSDAFVHPDAMAAVAASGKRAERAALDVVVGIVADAVCRRTDGQSLFDRIVDAWRDELGEKRIRGIAFDVALIHIASMSNLAAALGWAVVDLVEHPTYADRVAAGDAELAQRCALESIRLAQRSIMSRAVLSPVELDTGDVSYQVPPGWTIATLLPLLNASAATGLAHWDPDRWTRHRLADEKSLPSPMLVTAFGHGRHSCPAQPFSLSAMTAAMTHLCSRYRLTPGWATHPRPVPAQIGGVARADGPCMLSYRQPLT; from the coding sequence GTGCCGAACCAGCCGGTCCCCGATCCCCCCTTCGCGGAGGGCACCGGTCTGCCGTGGGACGTGTCGGTCACCGACGCTGTCGCCGCGATCGCCGCGGCGCGTGCCCGTCACGGCGACACGTTCGCCGTGCACAGCGGGCCGGATCGCTATCTGTTCACCTTCTCGCCGGCCGGCGTCGAGTCGTTCTACGGCCTGCCGGAGGACAAAGCCAGCAAAGGTGTCGCGGATTACCTGATGCTGCGGCGCAAGCTCCCCGACGAGATTTTCGACGGGCGCCGCATCCTGCCGGGCACCCTGTTCCGCCGCGACGATGTCAGCGGCTATCTGGCCAACCTGAATCGGGCACTCGACGAGACCACCGCCGAGTTGGGGTCGACAGGAACGGTCGATGTGTTCGATCTGACCCGCCGACTGGGTCACCGGATGGGCCTCGCCTCGTGGGCGGGGCCGGGTTCGGCACACGGCGAAGCATTCGAGCAACTGGTTCGGGCCTTCGACATCCTGGACGGTTCTGACGCTTTCGTGCATCCCGACGCGATGGCCGCGGTCGCCGCGTCGGGTAAGCGAGCCGAGCGCGCTGCTCTCGACGTGGTGGTCGGGATCGTCGCCGACGCGGTGTGCAGGCGCACAGACGGGCAGAGCCTGTTCGACCGGATTGTCGACGCATGGCGGGATGAGCTGGGCGAGAAACGAATTCGTGGCATCGCATTCGATGTTGCGCTGATCCACATCGCCTCGATGTCCAACCTCGCCGCCGCGCTGGGGTGGGCGGTGGTCGACTTGGTTGAGCACCCCACATACGCCGATCGCGTCGCTGCGGGGGACGCAGAATTGGCGCAGCGATGCGCGCTGGAGTCGATTCGCCTGGCTCAGCGATCGATCATGTCGCGCGCTGTATTGTCACCGGTCGAACTCGACACCGGCGACGTCAGCTACCAGGTGCCACCCGGGTGGACGATCGCGACCCTCCTGCCGCTGCTGAACGCCTCCGCTGCAACAGGACTCGCGCACTGGGATCCCGACCGGTGGACACGACACCGGTTGGCTGACGAGAAGTCGCTGCCCTCGCCGATGCTGGTTACGGCGTTCGGCCACGGACGGCATTCGTGTCCGGCTCAGCCGTTTTCGCTGTCGGCCATGACGGCGGCCATGACGCATCTGTGCAGCCGCTATCGGTTGACACCGGGCTGGGCGACACACCCGCGGCCGGTCCCCGCTCAGATCGGTGGCGTGGCACGCGCGGATGGACCGTGCATGCTCAGTTACCGGCAGCCGCTGACCTAG
- the secG gene encoding preprotein translocase subunit SecG — MELALQITLVVTSVLVVLLVLLHRAKGGGLSTLFGGGVQSSLSGSTVVEKNLDRLTLFVVGIWLVAIVGMALRIKYNA; from the coding sequence ATGGAATTGGCCCTGCAGATCACCCTCGTGGTCACCAGCGTCCTGGTGGTCCTTCTGGTGCTGTTGCACCGCGCCAAGGGTGGTGGCCTGTCGACGCTGTTCGGTGGTGGCGTGCAGTCCAGCCTGTCGGGGTCGACGGTGGTGGAAAAGAACCTCGACCGGTTGACGTTGTTCGTCGTCGGCATCTGGCTGGTGGCCATCGTCGGCATGGCGCTGCGCATCAAATACAACGCCTGA
- the opcA gene encoding glucose-6-phosphate dehydrogenase assembly protein OpcA, which produces MILDLPATTTTEVNKRLDTLRQESGAVNLGRVLTLVIATDNETLLEDSIEAANAASHEHPSRVIVVTTGDADAAEARLDAQLRVGGDSGAGEVVVLSLSGPLAGHHGSVVTPFLLPDIPVVVWWPCEAPAVPAQDPLGQLAIRRITDATNGADPLSAIKGRLPGYTPGDTDLAWSRITYWRALLTSAIDQPPHEPITSALVSGLRTEPALDVLAGWLASRVDGPVRRAVGELKVELVRNSETVTLSRPQDGVTATLSRTAKPEALVPLPRRETRECLAEDLRRLDADAIYFSALEGIDRVEYV; this is translated from the coding sequence ATGATCCTCGATTTGCCTGCGACCACCACCACTGAGGTCAACAAAAGGCTCGACACGCTGCGACAGGAATCCGGCGCCGTCAACCTGGGCCGGGTGTTGACATTGGTCATCGCGACCGACAACGAGACTCTGCTCGAGGACTCCATCGAAGCCGCCAACGCGGCCAGCCACGAGCACCCCAGCCGGGTGATCGTGGTGACGACCGGGGACGCCGACGCCGCCGAGGCGCGGCTGGACGCGCAACTTCGGGTCGGCGGTGACAGCGGGGCAGGCGAGGTAGTGGTGCTGAGTTTGTCCGGGCCGCTCGCCGGGCACCACGGCAGCGTCGTCACTCCGTTCCTGCTGCCCGACATACCGGTGGTGGTGTGGTGGCCGTGCGAAGCGCCGGCCGTCCCCGCTCAGGATCCGTTGGGCCAGTTGGCAATCCGGCGTATCACCGACGCGACCAACGGGGCCGACCCATTGTCGGCGATCAAAGGCCGACTGCCCGGCTACACCCCGGGCGACACCGACCTGGCGTGGAGCCGGATTACCTACTGGCGGGCGCTGCTCACCTCCGCGATCGACCAACCCCCGCATGAGCCGATCACGTCGGCATTGGTGTCGGGATTGCGGACCGAACCCGCGCTGGACGTGCTCGCGGGTTGGCTGGCAAGTCGCGTCGACGGGCCCGTGCGTCGCGCGGTCGGCGAGCTCAAAGTCGAATTGGTACGCAACAGCGAAACGGTGACCCTGAGCCGGCCGCAGGACGGTGTGACCGCGACGCTCAGTCGAACCGCGAAGCCTGAAGCGCTCGTTCCGCTGCCGCGGCGCGAGACTCGCGAGTGTCTAGCCGAGGATCTGCGGCGACTGGACGCCGACGCTATCTACTTCTCGGCATTGGAGGGTATCGACCGGGTGGAGTACGTATGA